One Anaerobacillus alkaliphilus DNA window includes the following coding sequences:
- a CDS encoding GNAT family N-acetyltransferase, with product MFPTLETERLILREITNADVNGIYSCFSNEEVTKFYGQNSIHTVEEAKQFIEFFAKSYQEQRGIRWGIECRDTKEFLGTIGFNALSRKHKRAELGYELHPSHWRKGYAKEAIRAVLTYGTKDLGLTRIGAVVFLDNIASNNLLEGLGFIKEGVLKKYMYQNGVANDTNVYGFIPPE from the coding sequence ATGTTTCCAACATTAGAAACCGAAAGACTTATCCTAAGAGAAATTACGAATGCTGATGTAAACGGGATATATAGTTGCTTCTCCAACGAAGAGGTAACAAAATTCTATGGTCAAAATTCAATACATACAGTTGAAGAGGCAAAGCAATTCATTGAGTTTTTTGCGAAAAGTTATCAGGAACAACGTGGGATTCGATGGGGAATTGAATGTAGAGATACAAAAGAATTCTTAGGAACGATTGGCTTTAATGCTCTTTCACGGAAACATAAAAGAGCAGAGTTGGGCTACGAACTTCATCCGAGTCACTGGAGAAAAGGGTACGCAAAAGAAGCTATTCGAGCAGTTCTCACTTATGGCACGAAAGATTTAGGCTTAACACGAATTGGCGCTGTAGTATTCTTAGATAATATTGCCTCCAATAATCTGTTGGAAGGTTTAGGATTTATAAAGGAAGGTGTATTAAAGAAATATATGTATCAAAATGGTGTCGCTAATGATACCAATGTATATGGCTTTATTCCTCCTGAATAG